The following nucleotide sequence is from Salvelinus sp. IW2-2015 linkage group LG26, ASM291031v2, whole genome shotgun sequence.
AGGGGgctagagaaggggagaggggaagcaAAGTGGGGAGGGGGCTAGTTAATAGAAAATAGACAGAGATTAGCTTAGTCATTTCGTAATAGGGAACATGTCCAAATTTAGCTCTCTGAAAAAAGagattgtgagagagagactgagtatTGTGGCTGGGTTGAGAGAGGACCTCAGGTGGAGCCTAAATGggagtgggtagagagagagacactgtatGAGAAGGAGGGGGTAGAGAGTGAGCGGGTGTATGAGAGGGAGGGGCAGAGCATGGttcagagagaacgagaaagccagggagggagtgagtgccagagagagtgtgtgtgtgcagggtagAGGGAGTGTGCGGAAGACAGGGAGAGCGCGAGCGAAGGGAACGGGAACTGTAAGCCAGTCACAGTATCTCCTTCCCACTGCACCAGCGGTGATggacagctcctctcctctcctctcctcgccgctcTTCAAAAGGTTCCTATTTATTTTCAGTAGCTTTAGCTTTGTCTTCTGTACTTCACTCCAGGAAATTATTTTTGTCTGTTCAGTTATTTATTTGTCGTAAGCTCAGTTCGACTGGGGaaatgagagacagaggacagcacTGAAACTGGGACTGTCTCTGTACTGGTGGGGTGGTTTCTCTTGATTTTGTGCCTGGGTTTTTGCTACGAGGTGCAGACGTATTGTGTGGAAGAAAGAGTAGAAAGGCCAGAAAGCCATGCCTCCCCTAAACAAAAAGCTCATTTGAATGGACATGTATACGTAATATTATCAATAGTGGAAACGAGGGGAGGCTGATGTAAAGCGTTTTCACCCGTAGCTATTTGGGGAATGTCACTGGCAAAAAAGAACCAAAAACAAGTTGAAGGGATAAAGAAGTGGAATGCAGATCCCACACCCATCGCAGAGTGCGTCCTGAAAAGGATTTCTAAGGCGACACAGTCAGAGGAGCTGAGACACTCAGATGGCCTCTACCGGCTCTAGTACCCATTGATTGGGATTGTGTGGAAGACTCTTGGCAACTCCAAAATTCTTTGCCTCAATCTTCTTTACAACCAGCATTTGCCTCTCACAACCTTGAGGACGAAAGTTTCAGAAAAGTGTGTGGATTGGGATTTCAGAGATCAAAGCTTGCGCACACATAACAAAATACGGATTTTGCTGCGCCTCGTTTAGCCTCTCTCTGACTGGAGAGCATTGTAAACATAATTCCTCCAGTGCTCTGTGGAACGAGAGCTGTGACATTAACACCCGCCGAGAGCTCAGTGTTTTTCTAGCGTGTCTGTGTTTTGATTCGGACAATAGCTGAGCATACATGGGGTCAATACTCGCTACTCCAAAATAAGAGGATGCATACAACAGGACTGAAAACTAACTGCTGCACGCCAGACTTTAGAAGGGACTTTATTAGAGGTAAAAACCAAACACAATGGCTAATGTGGATGTAAATACTCCTATGACTTCTGGATTTTCCCATCTGCTCTTTTTCTGACGCTGAACAAGCTATTTGAAAGCCGAAATGGCATGCTTGTGCTAACAGTAAATGTTTTAACACTATTTTCTCTTATCGATAGTCTCAAGATAGGAGTCACATGCTCCTTGTCTTATTTAATCAGCAGTAGGATCTGCACCGTGTCTGCCTGCATGCTTCTTCCCCACATGTCAACTACCCTGCACCTCCTGTGCTTTTTGCCCTTGTGAGGACAGCCCCTGCCCTCATCCCCTAGCCGCCCAGAGGCAGGAGATGTGGCCAGGGACTGTCAGGGACCGCAGTGGGGATCCCTGCCACCGGGATAGATGCTTGGTGTAACATCGGCCaacctttttttgtttgtgtaggcaatatatatttttctttcttcAACAATAACCCCACTGGCTCTAAGCATGACTGATCAGAAAAGGAGAGCCAAGCTGGAACTCTTGTTTCCCTGTGGGCTGTATTGATTTTCGTCAGCCAGTGTTCATTTGATTGAGACCCAACTATGTGAGAgcagaggtgaaagagagagcgaggataAAGCTCTGTTTGCTGTGGgaggctacagacagacagcaggggcGGACCAGTCTCCAGTTACAGACCATCTGCATCGCAGGTGGCACAGCACAAACCTGACCCACCAGGACCGCGCCCACAACAATGAATCAGTCAGCACTGACAACAGACCTGGTACCCACTGCCAACAGCAGCCTTGTGGACCCGGATCCCAACCACTCTTGCCCCCTGGGCTGGGGCCAGAACGAAGGCctggaggcctgcgtcttggaGACTGCCGTCATCGTGCTACTGACAGTGCTTATCATCGCTGGAAACCTGACGGTGATCTTCGTGTTCCACTGCGCCCCCCTGCTGCACCACTACACTACCAGCTATTTCATCCAGACCATGGCCTATGCTGACCTGCTGGTAGGCCTCAGCTGCCTGGTCCCCACACTGTCCCTGCTGCACTACCCGGCCGGCGTCCAGGAGCCCATCACCTGCCAGGTCTTCAGCTACGTCATCTCGGTACTCAAGAGTGTCTCCATGGCCTGCTTGGCCTGCATCAGCATGGACCGTTACCTGGCCATCACCAAACCCCTGTCCTACAACCAGCTGGTGACGCCGTGCCGGCTCCGTGGCTGCATCGCCCTTATATGGGTCTACTCCTGCCTGATGTTCTTGCCCTCCTTCTTTGGCTGGGGCAAGCCGGGCTACCACGGAGACATCTTTGAGTGGTGCGCCCACTCCTGGCCCACCTCGGCACTCTTCACAGGCTTTGTGGTGTGCCTGCTGTACGCGCCCGCTGCTCTGGTGGTCTGCTTCACATACTTTCACATCTTCCGCATCTGCCAGCAGCACAATCGGGAGATCAGTGAGAGGCGGGCACGCTTCCCCAGCCAGGAGATGGAGGCCGGGGAGGGAGGTGGCAGTGGCAGCGGCGGGGGGCACCACACGGGTCACGGGCCTGACCGGCGCTACGCCATGGTGCTCTTCCGCATCACCAGCGTCTTCTACATACTCTGGCTGCCCTACATCATCTATTTCCTTTTGGAGAGCTCCCACGTGCTGGACAGCCCCGCCCTGTCCTTTGTAACCACCTGGCTGGCCATCAGCAACAGCTTCTGCAACTGCGTCATCTATAGCCTGTCGAACAGTGTATTCCGCCTGGGCATGCGCCGCCTCTCGCAGACACTCTGCTCCTTCAGCCACTGTGCAGCCGACGACAGGGACTTTGGAGAACCCAAACCCAGGAAGAGGCCAAAGTCCTGCTCCATCTGAGGAGTTGCAGGCTATTGTTAAAGAAGCCACACATTTCAAAGGTTACATCTTTACAAAGCTGCTGACCATTCAATTGACAGAGCTGTCCCAAAGAAAAATAATTTAGGCTCTGACGGTTTGTTTGAAGAATACCAATCACTTTGCTGTAGTCATGCCAAGTCATGATTTATGGGCAAAAATGTGATTGCTGAGAGAAGCTAGATTTTTGTAAAGGTTTAGTTTCTGAACAACTAAGTGGATGAGAGATTGGCACTACATTTTGACTTTAGACCTGCGAAGTGGGGTATAGCTggtaaatcaaatcaacgtttattggttgcgtacacagtttagcaggtgttatagcaggtgcagtgaaatgcatgttactagctcctaacagtgcagtaaaatatCAAACAAGtacaaacaaaaccaaaaaaaYAAGAAATGTCAGAACGAATCAAATTAACTCCAATATCAGTAATCCATAtgctgtacatgtactgtatgtacagcctTATGTACAACATCATTCCACCATGGTTACCATGGTTACCTCAGGCTTTGacgtttattttgttttgtttctcgTCAGTCAG
It contains:
- the gpr52 gene encoding G-protein coupled receptor 52; this translates as MNQSALTTDLVPTANSSLVDPDPNHSCPLGWGQNEGLEACVLETAVIVLLTVLIIAGNLTVIFVFHCAPLLHHYTTSYFIQTMAYADLLVGLSCLVPTLSLLHYPAGVQEPITCQVFSYVISVLKSVSMACLACISMDRYLAITKPLSYNQLVTPCRLRGCIALIWVYSCLMFLPSFFGWGKPGYHGDIFEWCAHSWPTSALFTGFVVCLLYAPAALVVCFTYFHIFRICQQHNREISERRARFPSQEMEAGEGGGSGSGGGHHTGHGPDRRYAMVLFRITSVFYILWLPYIIYFLLESSHVLDSPALSFVTTWLAISNSFCNCVIYSLSNSVFRLGMRRLSQTLCSFSHCAADDRDFGEPKPRKRPKSCSI